The following proteins are encoded in a genomic region of Arcobacter cloacae:
- a CDS encoding glycosyltransferase, producing MNLIVSVVLYNPKDDVFDNIKTYADFVDNLIIVDNSERKNIELINLIKDYYKDKLIYINNNGNLGIASALNIACDKAISLGFDWILTMDQDSSFVNFTHYKKCLLNIQDISNICLLSANTTRNALEKLPKNQTLDYEEKFIVITSSNIINLKYFNQIGRFDDNLFIDMVDYDFCAKIKKVNLRVLYFKDVLVEHALGELYLRKNLLTGKKKHKVEHNNQRVYYIARNSLYLSMKYRKIFPREFGLLKIINIVFIHDITKILLYETSKLKKIKAKFLGLYHFLINKYGKYEI from the coding sequence ATGAATTTAATAGTAAGCGTGGTTTTATATAATCCAAAAGATGATGTATTTGATAATATTAAAACTTATGCAGATTTTGTTGATAATTTGATTATTGTAGATAATTCAGAAAGAAAAAATATAGAACTTATTAATTTAATTAAAGATTATTATAAAGATAAATTAATTTATATAAATAATAATGGAAATTTAGGTATTGCATCAGCTTTAAATATTGCATGTGATAAAGCTATATCATTGGGTTTCGATTGGATCTTAACAATGGATCAAGATAGTTCATTTGTTAATTTTACCCACTATAAAAAGTGTTTATTGAATATCCAAGATATTTCTAATATCTGTTTATTGTCAGCAAATACAACTAGAAATGCTTTAGAAAAATTGCCTAAAAATCAAACTTTGGATTATGAAGAAAAATTTATAGTAATAACTTCATCAAATATTATTAATTTAAAATATTTTAATCAAATAGGTCGTTTTGATGATAATCTTTTTATAGACATGGTTGATTATGATTTTTGTGCAAAAATTAAAAAAGTAAATTTAAGAGTTTTATATTTTAAGGATGTTTTAGTTGAGCATGCTTTGGGTGAACTATATTTAAGAAAAAATTTATTAACTGGTAAAAAAAAACATAAAGTAGAACATAATAATCAAAGAGTATATTATATAGCAAGAAATTCTTTGTATCTATCAATGAAATATAGAAAGATTTTTCCAAGAGAATTTGGATTGTTAAAGATTATAAATATTGTTTTTATTCATGATATAACAAAGATTTTACTTTATGAAACATCTAAATTAAAAAAAATAAAAGCAAAGTTTTTAGGCTTATATCATTTCTTAATTAATAAATATGGGAAATATGAAATATAA
- a CDS encoding O-antigen ligase family protein has product MINNLFYIWLLTLNYKKITFFINANRIFLFILIFAAWILIGCIFTLNNDYNSYDIFFKYFLLPILIISTTIKKEHIQYIISAFLLGMFINEIISYGIYFEVIKSQIFGFNIVGNKYNPVPFLPSHMEYTLFLSLAIVISVFSFFNTDSKVIKIILLVFTLTMITNLFLTTGRTGQFTLLGTLFILIFIYLRHNYKYIILSFLTIIFIFFMGFFFSDNVNKRLKQGYFDIVKVIEDKNYNTSFGVRLSSYILIPKIIQNEDFNILYGTGYSKVNSVVQKIQVNEIGSFMKGQLGHLHNSYITIFAGTGLIGLILLLLIWYYLIVTKIKDDYLNYVRYSFVFIVFLGGFTENMFRQKEIMMLGAIFISIIIVVSTKYNIMGKTDEKK; this is encoded by the coding sequence TTGATAAATAATTTATTTTATATTTGGCTTTTAACTCTTAATTATAAGAAAATTACTTTTTTTATAAATGCTAATAGAATATTTTTATTTATTCTAATTTTTGCAGCATGGATTTTAATAGGGTGTATTTTTACCTTAAATAATGATTATAATTCTTATGATATATTCTTTAAATATTTTTTATTACCCATATTAATTATATCAACTACAATTAAAAAAGAGCATATTCAGTATATAATTAGTGCATTTCTATTAGGAATGTTTATAAACGAAATAATATCTTATGGAATATATTTTGAAGTTATAAAATCTCAAATTTTTGGTTTTAATATTGTTGGAAATAAGTATAATCCAGTGCCTTTTTTACCATCACATATGGAATATACATTGTTTCTATCGTTAGCTATTGTTATTTCTGTATTTTCGTTTTTTAACACAGATAGTAAAGTTATTAAAATAATATTATTAGTTTTTACATTAACTATGATTACAAATTTATTCTTAACAACAGGAAGAACGGGGCAATTTACTCTTTTAGGAACATTATTTATTTTGATATTTATATATCTTAGACATAACTATAAATACATAATTTTGAGTTTCTTAACAATTATATTTATTTTTTTTATGGGATTTTTCTTTAGTGATAATGTAAATAAAAGATTAAAGCAAGGTTACTTTGATATTGTTAAAGTGATTGAAGATAAAAATTATAATACAAGTTTTGGAGTTAGATTATCTTCTTATATCCTTATTCCTAAAATAATCCAAAATGAGGATTTTAATATCTTATATGGCACAGGATATTCTAAAGTAAATAGTGTGGTACAAAAAATCCAAGTTAATGAAATTGGTAGCTTTATGAAAGGACAATTAGGACATTTACATAATTCATATATTACTATTTTTGCCGGAACAGGTTTGATTGGATTAATATTACTTTTATTAATTTGGTATTATTTAATAGTTACAAAAATTAAAGATGATTATTTAAATTATGTAAGGTACTCTTTTGTTTTTATAGTTTTTTTAGGTGGATTTACAGAAAATATGTTTAGACAAAAAGAGATTATGATGCTAGGTGCAATTTTTATTTCAATAATTATTGTTGTATCTACAAAATATAATATAATGGGCAAAACAGATGAAAAAAAATAG
- the rfbB gene encoding dTDP-glucose 4,6-dehydratase has product MFNNKNKTILLTGTAGFIGSNFVPYFLEKYPNYNLVNLDLLTYAGNLDNLKECENNPNYKFIKGDICNRELVEFIFTEYDIKGVIHFAAESHVDNSIKNPGVFVQTNVNGTYTLVDVAKKYWMEKPFTYKTEYQDCRFHHISTDEVYGTLSLDPNDLFTEKTPYAPNSPYSASKASSDMIIRAYVETFGLNAVITNCSNNYGPKQHDEKLIPTIIRNALNNNPIPIYGDGKNIRDWLYVLDHCKGIDLVYHKGNKGETYNIGGRNERTNLQIVDAITTILDKEVPQPNFSYKSLITFVEDRAGHDRRYAIDASKLENELGWKADENFDTGIVKTIEWYLNKYGICK; this is encoded by the coding sequence ATGTTCAATAACAAAAATAAAACAATACTACTAACAGGAACAGCAGGATTTATAGGTTCAAACTTTGTACCATATTTCCTAGAGAAATATCCAAATTATAACTTAGTAAATTTAGACCTTTTAACTTATGCAGGAAATCTTGATAATCTAAAAGAGTGTGAAAATAATCCTAACTATAAATTTATAAAAGGTGATATCTGTAATAGAGAATTAGTTGAATTTATATTTACTGAATATGATATAAAAGGTGTTATTCACTTTGCTGCTGAATCTCATGTAGATAATAGTATTAAAAATCCAGGTGTGTTTGTACAAACAAATGTAAATGGAACATATACCCTTGTAGATGTGGCAAAAAAGTATTGGATGGAAAAACCATTTACTTATAAAACAGAATATCAAGATTGTAGATTTCATCATATCTCAACAGATGAAGTATATGGAACATTAAGCCTAGATCCAAATGACCTTTTTACAGAAAAAACTCCATACGCTCCAAACTCTCCTTACTCAGCTAGTAAAGCTTCAAGTGATATGATAATAAGAGCATATGTAGAAACATTTGGATTAAATGCAGTTATTACAAACTGCTCAAATAACTATGGTCCAAAACAACATGATGAAAAACTAATTCCAACAATTATAAGAAATGCTCTAAATAATAATCCTATTCCAATCTATGGTGATGGGAAAAATATAAGAGATTGGTTGTATGTATTAGATCATTGTAAAGGAATAGACCTTGTTTATCATAAAGGTAATAAAGGAGAGACATATAATATTGGTGGAAGAAATGAAAGAACAAATCTTCAAATAGTAGATGCAATAACAACAATATTAGATAAAGAAGTTCCACAACCTAATTTTTCATATAAAAGTCTTATTACATTTGTAGAAGATAGAGCAGGACATGATAGAAGATATGCAATAGATGCGAGTAAACTAGAGAATGAACTAGGATGGAAAGCAGATGAGAATTTTGACACAGGGATAGTTAAGACTATTGAGTGGTATTTAAATAAATATGGGATTTGTAAATGA
- a CDS encoding glycosyltransferase, producing the protein MKCSIIISVYKDTDSLDLILESLSKQTVVPDEVIISEDGNSVEMSEYVSIAKNRYNKLDITHLFQEDIGWRKNIALNRAIVASKYEYLIFIDGDCVPYSTFVEGHMKNSEKNIVLCGKRIELGSKFTEKVKQKEIKVSDIEKNFLKFLPQLLKDNTKHLEDGFILNRNNFITKILHKRYVRHIVGCNFSCFKENFLKINGFNEDFINPAEGEDVDPSWRFREVGIELKSIRLVANIAHLYHEKRFDDDIGKINREIMDKTKIENVFYCKNGIEKL; encoded by the coding sequence ATGAAATGTTCAATAATAATATCTGTATATAAAGATACGGATAGTTTAGATTTAATACTAGAATCTTTATCTAAACAAACAGTAGTTCCAGATGAAGTTATCATTTCAGAAGATGGAAATAGTGTAGAAATGTCTGAATATGTTTCTATTGCAAAAAACAGATATAATAAATTAGATATAACTCATTTGTTTCAAGAAGATATAGGATGGAGAAAGAATATAGCTCTTAACAGGGCAATTGTTGCTTCAAAATATGAATATCTAATTTTTATAGATGGTGATTGTGTTCCTTATAGTACTTTTGTAGAGGGGCATATGAAAAATTCAGAAAAAAATATAGTTTTATGTGGTAAAAGAATAGAACTTGGTTCTAAATTTACTGAAAAAGTAAAACAAAAAGAAATAAAAGTATCTGATATTGAAAAGAATTTTTTAAAATTTCTACCTCAATTACTTAAAGATAATACTAAGCATTTAGAAGATGGATTTATTTTAAATAGAAATAACTTTATAACAAAAATACTTCATAAAAGATATGTAAGACATATAGTTGGTTGTAATTTTTCTTGTTTTAAAGAAAATTTTTTAAAAATAAATGGATTTAATGAAGATTTTATTAATCCTGCAGAGGGAGAGGATGTAGATCCTAGTTGGAGATTTAGGGAAGTAGGGATTGAATTAAAAAGTATTAGATTGGTAGCTAATATTGCTCATTTATATCATGAAAAAAGATTTGATGATGATATAGGCAAAATTAATAGAGAAATCATGGATAAAACAAAAATTGAGAATGTTTTTTATTGTAAAAATGGGATAGAAAAATTATAA
- a CDS encoding glycosyltransferase family 4 protein codes for MKKVLEVCLSPDLGGLELYMKNITKYLNSPAVINKKSKLKEILKNEKIDYFELSRYSFFKLAKIIDKEEIDIVHLHWTKDIPIVVFAKLLSKRKPKIVQTRHMHMTRFKSDFYHKFLYKNIDMMIAVTNLVKEQLEKFIPKDIRPKIETSYIGANTPKILSNEEKNSLKKSFNITDEFIVCIVGRIEEAKGQHIVLQAVEKLRKNGIKIKTLVVGHYMDENYFNNLKNSYPNDIFTGFVSNPTDFMQISDCVVLATKKETFGLVLIEAMKCGVCVLGSNNGGPLEIIDDEKTGLLFESMNSDSLCKKLSLIIENEKLKETLALNGKIKANEVFDREKQFVKLKKLL; via the coding sequence ATGAAAAAAGTTTTAGAAGTTTGTCTCTCTCCTGATTTGGGTGGACTTGAACTGTATATGAAAAATATTACTAAATATTTAAATTCACCTGCTGTAATTAATAAAAAATCAAAACTGAAAGAAATACTTAAAAATGAAAAAATAGATTATTTTGAACTTTCAAGATATAGTTTTTTTAAACTTGCAAAAATCATAGATAAAGAAGAAATTGATATAGTTCATCTTCACTGGACAAAAGATATTCCAATAGTTGTTTTTGCGAAACTTCTTTCAAAAAGAAAACCAAAAATTGTTCAAACAAGACATATGCATATGACAAGATTTAAAAGTGATTTTTACCATAAATTTTTATATAAAAATATTGATATGATGATTGCTGTTACAAATCTAGTAAAAGAACAACTTGAAAAATTTATTCCAAAAGATATAAGACCTAAAATAGAAACTTCTTATATCGGAGCAAATACTCCTAAAATTTTAAGCAATGAAGAAAAAAATAGTTTAAAAAAATCTTTTAATATCACTGATGAATTTATAGTTTGTATTGTTGGAAGAATTGAAGAAGCAAAAGGACAACATATAGTTTTACAAGCTGTTGAGAAATTACGAAAAAATGGCATAAAAATAAAAACTTTAGTTGTTGGTCACTATATGGATGAAAATTATTTTAATAATCTAAAAAACTCTTATCCAAATGATATATTTACAGGCTTTGTTTCTAATCCAACAGATTTTATGCAAATTTCTGATTGTGTTGTTTTGGCAACAAAAAAAGAGACTTTTGGGCTTGTGCTTATTGAAGCCATGAAATGTGGTGTTTGTGTTTTAGGAAGTAATAATGGTGGTCCTCTTGAAATCATCGATGATGAAAAAACTGGACTTCTATTTGAAAGTATGAATAGTGATAGTTTATGTAAAAAGTTATCTTTGATTATAGAAAATGAAAAATTAAAAGAAACATTAGCTTTAAATGGAAAGATTAAAGCTAATGAAGTTTTTGATAGGGAGAAGCAGTTTGTGAAATTAAAAAAACTTCTTTGA
- a CDS encoding lipopolysaccharide kinase InaA family protein has protein sequence MSNYKFILNEEFKKFESFLCNIKQFFKENSNTIHKARNEIKVIEHENQKLVVKSFKIPHFINKIVYTFFKKSKAQKSYEYALKIKEFTPKPIGFIEFYKFGLLNESYFVSEKFDYDFTIREPLLDTNFPNKNEILKAFARFSFDLHQAGIFHFDYSPGNILIKKENDDFIFKIVDINRMKFFDLELNDRLKNFSKLWAKDEDLEVIIKEYAKLLKEDEKELVDKALDFSHKHKAKINFKKRLKGKKVVD, from the coding sequence TTGTCAAACTATAAATTTATTTTAAATGAAGAATTCAAAAAATTTGAATCTTTTTTATGCAATATAAAACAATTTTTCAAAGAAAATTCAAATACCATACATAAAGCTAGAAATGAGATAAAAGTAATAGAACATGAAAATCAAAAGCTAGTTGTTAAGTCTTTTAAAATACCACATTTTATAAACAAAATTGTATATACATTTTTCAAAAAATCAAAAGCACAAAAATCTTATGAATATGCTCTAAAAATAAAAGAGTTCACTCCCAAACCTATAGGATTTATAGAATTCTATAAATTTGGATTATTAAATGAGAGTTATTTTGTAAGTGAAAAATTTGATTATGATTTTACGATTCGTGAGCCGCTTTTAGATACAAATTTTCCAAATAAAAATGAGATTTTAAAAGCTTTTGCGCGCTTTAGTTTTGATTTACACCAAGCGGGTATTTTTCATTTTGATTATAGTCCTGGAAATATATTAATCAAAAAAGAGAATGATGATTTTATTTTTAAAATAGTTGATATAAATAGAATGAAATTTTTTGATTTAGAACTCAATGACAGACTTAAAAACTTTTCAAAACTTTGGGCAAAAGATGAAGATTTGGAAGTTATTATAAAAGAGTATGCGAAACTTTTGAAAGAAGATGAAAAAGAATTAGTTGATAAAGCTTTGGATTTTTCCCATAAACATAAAGCAAAAATAAATTTTAAAAAAAGATTAAAAGGAAAAAAAGTTGTTGATTAG
- a CDS encoding polysaccharide deacetylase family protein, whose translation MLISIMYHHVNSDRCSNDLAIFEEHLKYVKNNFKTIFPGEKVTQKSVCLSFDDAYADFYFLIFPLLKKYNLKALLAIPSKYILDDTDETPENRMNFEHNDLFENYQKATFCTYKELKEMKESGLVVFGSHSHSHIDLTQKQVDLDLELRISKEILEEKLNTKIESFVFPFGKYNQDILKEAKKYYQYNFRIGNAIHEDFSGINGAIYRVDGDGLKTADEIFTFKKILNYKIKGLVKRLGKK comes from the coding sequence TTGTTGATTAGTATTATGTATCATCATGTGAACAGCGATAGATGTTCAAATGATTTAGCAATTTTTGAAGAGCATTTAAAATATGTAAAAAACAATTTCAAAACTATTTTTCCAGGTGAAAAAGTAACTCAAAAAAGTGTTTGTTTATCTTTTGATGATGCTTATGCTGATTTTTATTTTTTAATTTTTCCACTTTTGAAAAAATATAATTTAAAAGCACTTTTGGCTATTCCTTCAAAATATATTTTAGATGATACAGATGAAACACCAGAAAATAGAATGAATTTTGAGCATAATGATTTATTTGAAAATTATCAAAAAGCCACATTTTGTACATATAAAGAATTGAAAGAGATGAAAGAGAGTGGATTAGTTGTTTTTGGTTCACACTCTCATTCACATATTGATTTAACACAAAAACAAGTAGATTTAGATTTAGAGTTAAGGATTTCAAAAGAGATTTTAGAAGAGAAATTAAATACAAAAATAGAGAGTTTTGTATTTCCTTTTGGAAAATATAATCAAGATATTTTAAAAGAGGCTAAAAAATATTACCAATACAATTTTAGAATAGGAAATGCCATTCACGAAGATTTTAGTGGAATTAATGGTGCTATTTACAGAGTTGATGGTGATGGATTAAAAACAGCAGATGAAATATTTACATTTAAAAAAATACTTAACTATAAGATAAAAGGTTTAGTAAAAAGATTGGGCAAAAAATGA
- a CDS encoding glycosyltransferase, translating to MKKNSLVSIAMCTYNGSRFIKEQLDSILDQTYDNLEIVIVDDNSKDNTVEIINEYIQKDKRIKLFENTYNLGFVKNFEKAISLCVGDYIALADQDDIWKTNKLEIFLNEIKTNILIYSDSIVIDENSNISNKEFIRSNANLVKGKCNKSFIFSNCVSGNTLMFKKEIIPYIIPIPLSVSFHDIWIAFVASTIGTITYTEESYTYYRRYNEQVTKHVEKNYTSLFDKFRKKEHYWLNFAQNIVNYCLAFKSVKNLDKETIDILNTLIEHYSNYQKGFFSYKIYKCLKKYKDELFKIKKIKARNRYLFRFSSRNNLLKILFYSI from the coding sequence ATGAAAAAAAATAGTTTAGTATCTATAGCAATGTGTACATATAATGGAAGTAGATTTATAAAAGAGCAATTAGACTCTATTTTAGATCAAACTTATGATAATTTAGAGATAGTTATTGTTGATGATAATTCCAAAGATAATACTGTGGAAATTATTAATGAATATATTCAAAAAGATAAAAGAATTAAACTTTTTGAAAATACTTATAATTTAGGTTTTGTAAAAAATTTTGAAAAAGCTATATCTCTTTGTGTTGGAGATTATATTGCCCTTGCCGATCAAGATGACATTTGGAAAACAAATAAACTTGAAATATTCCTAAATGAAATTAAAACTAATATTTTAATATATTCAGATTCTATTGTGATAGATGAAAATTCAAATATTTCAAATAAAGAATTTATAAGATCAAATGCAAATTTAGTTAAAGGAAAATGCAATAAATCCTTTATTTTTTCTAATTGTGTATCTGGTAATACTTTAATGTTTAAAAAAGAGATTATCCCTTATATTATTCCTATTCCTTTAAGCGTTTCTTTTCATGATATTTGGATTGCATTTGTAGCATCAACTATAGGAACAATAACATATACAGAAGAATCATATACTTATTATAGAAGATATAATGAACAGGTTACAAAACATGTTGAGAAGAATTATACTTCATTATTTGATAAATTTAGAAAAAAAGAACATTATTGGCTAAACTTTGCACAAAATATTGTAAATTATTGTTTAGCATTTAAATCTGTAAAAAACTTAGATAAAGAAACTATAGATATTTTAAATACTTTAATTGAACATTATTCAAATTATCAGAAAGGTTTCTTTAGTTATAAAATCTATAAATGCTTAAAAAAATACAAAGACGAACTTTTTAAAATTAAAAAAATAAAAGCAAGAAATAGATATTTATTTAGATTTTCCTCAAGAAATAATTTATTAAAAATATTATTTTATTCTATTTAG